Proteins from one Mercurialis annua linkage group LG7, ddMerAnnu1.2, whole genome shotgun sequence genomic window:
- the LOC126657034 gene encoding uncharacterized protein LOC126657034, producing the protein MQKYRKEEKGLDDDREDEDSPHKSEIQLVRFPSRVFPATLKGSAQKWYSYLKAGSISSFSDLASAFKARFRTNIPMQKSFSDLRKCKQEEQETLKNFVERFNKEAVQIENLNHDKAIEAMKIGTRFEELRDKILMKKPTTQIR; encoded by the exons ATGCAGAAATATCGAAAAGAAGAGAAAGGATTAGACGATGACCGAGAAGACGAGGACTCACCACACAAGTCAGAGATACAATTGGTAAGATTTCCTTCAAG AGTGTTCCCTGCGACACTTAAAGGATCAGCGCAGAAATGGTACTCTTACCTTAAAGCTGGGTCAATCAGCTCTTTCTCCGACTTGGCTTCGGCGTTTAAGGCCAGGTTCAGGACTAACATCCCCATGCAGAAAAGCTTTAGTGACCTGAGGAAATGCAAACAAGAAGAGCAAGAAACCCTGAAGAACTTCGTTGAGAGATTCAATAAGGAAGCAGTacaaattgaaaatttgaacCATGACAAGGCGATTGAAGCAATGAAGATAGGAACCAGATTCGAAGAACTCCGAGACAAGATCCTGATGAAAAAACCTACCACACAAATACGTTGA